The Lycium ferocissimum isolate CSIRO_LF1 chromosome 10, AGI_CSIRO_Lferr_CH_V1, whole genome shotgun sequence genome window below encodes:
- the LOC132035512 gene encoding NADH dehydrogenase [ubiquinone] 1 alpha subcomplex subunit 6-like — protein sequence MAQILKSFRVPPNSASLEEARTRTFEFFRTCCRSIPHVMDVYNLHDVVTPSQLRSAAAAELRKNATVTNPKVIDMLLFKGMEELMNIVNQSKQRHHIVGKYVVGNQGLVQDLAAKDHDKSNFLKNFYSSNYS from the exons ATGGCCCAAATATTGAAGAGTTTTAGGGTGCCACCAAACTCAGCCAGTTTAGAAGAAGCTCGGACTCGTACCTTTGAATTCTTCAGGACCTGCTGCAGATCCATTCCACATGTGATGGATGTCTATAACTTGCACGACGTCGTTACCCCATCCCAACTCCGTTCTGCCGCCGCCGCCGAACTTCGCAAAAATGCCACTGTCACTAACCCTAAG GTAATTGACATGCTGCTGTTCAAGGGCATGGAGGAGTTGATGAACATTGTGAACCAATCGAAGCAGAGGCACCACATTGTTGGCAAATACGTTGTAGGCAACCAAGGTCTTGTGCAGGACCTTGCAGCCAAAGATCACGATAAATCCAATTTCCTGAAAAATTTCTATAGCAGCAACTACTCATAG